The genomic segment AATTTTAAATAATATGGAAAAAAATGCAGACATCTTTGATATGTATTTTTCCATGTATTCAAATGGATATTATAGAAAACAAATAGAAAAAGCTTTTAAGCAGTTTATAAAAAATGATTTTGATAATATTGCTGCCCAGGCTGAAAAACAAGGATTTGATAATTTTATTAATACTTATTCAAAAATGGGAAAAAACTATTATTTAGTTACAACAGGCTCTCTTAATATCAGGAACGGATATTCCACAGAAACCGAAAGCGTAGGCAATTATTCCCGCGGTGATAAGGTATATGCTATTGACGAACAAGACGACTGGATCAGGACAGATAAAGGATGGATAAACCGGAATTACACAAAACAGGTTTTAAAAGAAATTCCTTTTGTTCATCAATATATTGAAAAAGTATCTAAACTTATGGAGAACAAATTTGAAAAACCAAATATTACAGAAGAGCATAAGCGCCCTGTATTTTCTCAAAAAAAGACAATAAAACACAATCCTGAACTGGAAACAAATGCACAAGATCAACCGGCTGTTGATACAAAAAAGAATAGTAAACCAACAGCAATCCAAAAAGAACTGGATAGTGTTTTAGCTGATGCCAGCATGAAAGCACTGGAAGATTTTATTCAAAAATATAAGAATAATGCAGAATATGCTTCTTTTGTGGAAACTGCTAGAAAAAAATATAAATCAATCTTGCTGGGAAATTAAAAATGATAATT from the Desulfonema limicola genome contains:
- a CDS encoding ankyrin repeat domain-containing protein, translating into MNKVLCFLLSIFFLFCFGCANIHKASLSGEIDKVLVYIQNKGDLNVRDKKGNTPLMYAVSSKNIRLMDILISNGADVNINNKKGQTALDMAYKDNYFEGFKLVLEHGADPESMKNKAAYDLESKSAYSKLLQEYFLYNKILNNMEKNADIFDMYFSMYSNGYYRKQIEKAFKQFIKNDFDNIAAQAEKQGFDNFINTYSKMGKNYYLVTTGSLNIRNGYSTETESVGNYSRGDKVYAIDEQDDWIRTDKGWINRNYTKQVLKEIPFVHQYIEKVSKLMENKFEKPNITEEHKRPVFSQKKTIKHNPELETNAQDQPAVDTKKNSKPTAIQKELDSVLADASMKALEDFIQKYKNNAEYASFVETARKKYKSILLGN